One window of the Silurus meridionalis isolate SWU-2019-XX chromosome 24, ASM1480568v1, whole genome shotgun sequence genome contains the following:
- the LOC124378419 gene encoding GTPase IMAP family member 2-like, with the protein MANSGQQGSPDLKIVLVGITGSGKSATGNTILGREGFKDKTSSVSVTLQCQHQMHQRGDRSLLVIDTPGLSDTSLTEEQVKSEIEKCFDIHACVPCIFLLVISLARRFSEEEKQAVEWIEENFGEDALNFTIVVFTHADHLKGTSMEDYVKESAELSSLKNRCRGCHSFDNKDWQNSTQVTELLEKIDQIIKSDTNQHYTKEQYLMVQNEIEERKRKEKKKMYSRIPVKILFATINVTVGLLTLHTVITGIAEFVDTGRVSYKLLVGLGLCSCITFIRCVRKKRKGL; encoded by the exons ATGGCAAACTCAG GACAGCAGGGTTCTCCTGATCTGAAGATTGTGCTGGTGGGGATAACTGGATCAGGAAAAAGTGCTACAGGAAACACCATCCTGGGCAGAGAGGGTTTTAAGGATAAAACTTCATCAGTGTCTGTTACCCTGCAGTGTCAACATCAGATGCATCAGAGAGGAGACAGAAGCTTACTAGTGATTGACACTCCTGGGTTAAGTGACACATCTCTGACTGAAGAACAAGTAAAGTCTGAAATTGAGAAATGCTTTGACATTCACGCTTGTGTACCCTGCATCTTCCTGCTGGTTATTAGTCTGGCCAGAAGATTCTCAGAAGAAGAGAAACAAGCAGTGGAGTGGATCGAGGAGAATTTTGGAGAAGATGCTTTAAACTTCACCATTGTTGTGTTCACTCATGCAGACCATTTGAAGGGTACGAGCATGGAGGATTATGTTAAAGAAAGTGCAGAATTAAGTAGCCTCAAAAACAGATGTAGAGGATGCCATTCATTTGATAATAAAGACTGGCAGAACAGCACTCAGGTTACAGAACTGCTGGAGAAAATTGATCAGATAATCAAAAGTGACACAAATCAGCACTATACAAAGGAGCAATACCTGATGGTTCAAAATGAgatagaagagagaaagagaaaagaaaagaaaaaaatgtattccagAATTCCAGTGAAAATTCTTTTCGCTACGATAAATGTAACTGTGGGTCTATTAACCCTACACACTGTGATAACAGGGATAGCTGAGTTTGTAGATACAGGTAGAGTCAGTTACAAACTTCTAGTTGGATTAGGATTATGTTCTTGTATTACTTTTATTAGATGTGttcgaaaaaaaagaaaaggacttTGA
- the LOC124378427 gene encoding claudin-4: protein MPTTGVQVIGFLVSITGWVGGVLVCAAPYWRVSAFVGDELVVSEVVWEGLWMTCLSQLGRIQCKVYDSALALSGSTQFCRVMVILSLLFGLFAMPLGVIGMKCTHCLEGVRDAKARLVRMAGGVFMVAGVAFFLPVFWTTFAVIRDFYDTNVPPPRKRELGPALYLGGGVACMMLAGGVLLYQGGSAPSGAPSKPFFGKGAGPAKDNHPTAVAEGKQDRAYV from the coding sequence ATGCCGACGACAGGTGTGCAGGTCATTGGCTTTTTGGTTTCGATTACAGGATGGGTGGGCGGGGTTTTGGTTTGCGCCGCCCCATATTGGCGCGTTTCAGCCTTCGTAGGAGACGAGCTGGTGGTATCAGAGGTGGTGTGGGAGGGTCTGTGGATGACCTGCCTGTCCCAGTTGGGAAGGATCCAATGTAAAGTCTATGACTCAGCCCTCGCTCTGTCAGGCTCCACCCAGTTTTGCCGTGTAATGGTTATTTTGTCTCTCCTGTTCGGATTATTTGCCATGCCCCTAGGGGTGATTGGGATGAAGTGCACACACTGCCTCGAGGGAGTGCGTGATGCTAAGGCTCGCCTGGTGCGTATGGCCGGTGGAGTCTTCATGGTGGCAGGCGTGGCTTTCTTTTTGCCGGTTTTCTGGACCACCTTCGCCGTAATTCGGGATTTTTACGACACCAACGTGCCACCACCGCGCAAGCGTGAACTTGGCCCCGCCTTGTACCtgggaggaggtgtggcctgtatgATGCTGGCTGGAGGAGTTCTGCTATACCAAGGAGGCTCCGCCCCTAGTGGGGCTCCATCCAAGCCTTTTTTTGGTAAAGGGGCGGGGCCAGCCAAGGACAATCACCCCACAGCTGTGGCAGAAGGAAAACAGGACAGAGCTTATGTGTGA